The Ictidomys tridecemlineatus isolate mIctTri1 chromosome 6, mIctTri1.hap1, whole genome shotgun sequence genome includes a region encoding these proteins:
- the Nol12 gene encoding nucleolar protein 12 isoform X1, which translates to MGRNKKKKQRDGDDRRPRLVLSFDEEKRREYLTGFHKRKVERKKAAIEEIKQRLKEEQKKLREERHQEYLKMLAEREEALEEADELDRLVTAKTESVQYDHPNHTVTVTTISDLDLSGARLLGLPLPEPGAGDGSKEEMSSVEKPTRALPRKSKDPLLSQRISSLTASLHAHSRKKIKRKRPRRAQDSTKKPPSATRTSKTQRRRLTGKSRHSGE; encoded by the exons ATGGGTCGcaacaagaaaaagaagcagcGAGATGGCGACGACCGGCGTCCCCGGCTCGTTCTCAGCTTCGATGAAGAGAAGCGGCG GGAGTACCTAACCGGCTTCCACAAGCGGAAAGTGGAGCGGAAGAAGGCAGCCATCGAGGAGATTAAACAGCGGCTGAAGGAGGAGCAGAAGAAGCTCCGGGAGGAG CGCCACCAAGAATACTTGAAGATgctggcagagagagaggaggcgCTGG AGGAGGCAGATGAGTTAGACCGGCTGGTGACGGCAAAGACAGAGTCTGTGCAGTATGACCACCCCAACCACACAGTCACCGTGACCACCATCAGCGACCTGGACCTCTCTGGAGCCCGACTGCTTGGACTACCCCTGCCTGAG CCAGGTGCTGGGGACGGGTCCAAGGAGGAGATGTCTTCTGTCGAGAAACCAACCAGAGCCTTACCCAGGAAGTCCAAGGACCCCCTGCTGTCTCAGCG gATCTCCTCCCTCACAGCGTCGCTGCATGCCCACAGCCGGAAAAAGATCAAGAGGAAACGTCCCCGACGGGCACAGGACTCCACCAAGAAGCCCCCGAGTGCCACCCGCACCAGCAAGACCCAGCGCCGCCGGCTGACGGGCAAATCCCGGCATAGCGGGGAGTGA
- the Nol12 gene encoding nucleolar protein 12 isoform X2 → MLAEREEALEEADELDRLVTAKTESVQYDHPNHTVTVTTISDLDLSGARLLGLPLPEPGAGDGSKEEMSSVEKPTRALPRKSKDPLLSQRISSLTASLHAHSRKKIKRKRPRRAQDSTKKPPSATRTSKTQRRRLTGKSRHSGE, encoded by the exons ATgctggcagagagagaggaggcgCTGG AGGAGGCAGATGAGTTAGACCGGCTGGTGACGGCAAAGACAGAGTCTGTGCAGTATGACCACCCCAACCACACAGTCACCGTGACCACCATCAGCGACCTGGACCTCTCTGGAGCCCGACTGCTTGGACTACCCCTGCCTGAG CCAGGTGCTGGGGACGGGTCCAAGGAGGAGATGTCTTCTGTCGAGAAACCAACCAGAGCCTTACCCAGGAAGTCCAAGGACCCCCTGCTGTCTCAGCG gATCTCCTCCCTCACAGCGTCGCTGCATGCCCACAGCCGGAAAAAGATCAAGAGGAAACGTCCCCGACGGGCACAGGACTCCACCAAGAAGCCCCCGAGTGCCACCCGCACCAGCAAGACCCAGCGCCGCCGGCTGACGGGCAAATCCCGGCATAGCGGGGAGTGA
- the Lgals1 gene encoding galectin-1: MACGLVASNLNLKPGECLRVRGEVAPDAKSFVLNLGKDSNNLCLHFNPRFNAFGDANTIVCNSKDGGAWGAEHREPAFPFQPGSVVEVFFSFDQTDLTIKLPDGHEFKFPNRLNLEAINYVAADGDFKIKCLAFE; this comes from the exons ATGGCTTGT GGTCTGGTCGCCAGCAACCTGAACCTCAAACCCGGAGAGTGCCTCAGAGTGCGCGGCGAGGTGGCTCCCGACGCCAAGAG TTTCGTGCTGAACCTGGGCAAAGACAGCAACAACCTGTGTCTGCACTTCAACCCGCGCTTCAACGCCTTCGGGGACGCCAACACCATCGTGTGCAACAGCAAGGACGGCGGGGCCTGGGGGGCCGAGCACCGGGAGCCCGCCTTCCCCTTCCAGCCTGGGAGTGTCGTGGAG GTGTTCTTCTCCTTTGACCAGACGGACCTGACCATCAAGCTGCCAGATGGACACGAGTTCAAGTTCCCCAACCGCCTCAACCTGGAGGCCATCAACTATGTGGCAGCGGACGGCGACTTCAAGATCAAGTGCTTAGCCTTCGAGTGA